The segment CGGTCGCCGCCGTGATCCTGCTCGCGGGCATGGTGTTGGTCGCGCGCTTTCCGATCACCAAAGCCAGCCACGAACAGACGCTGCGCAAGCTGGAAGCGCGCCGCGCCGCATCGGAACCCGCTTAGATGATGTAGCCGACGCCCACCGCGCCAGGGCCGGCGTGCGTGGCGATAGTGGGGCCGGCTTCCAGGATAACTGGCGACTGGATGCCCAACTGTCCACCCACCTCTTGCGCTATTTGTTCGGCCAGTTGCGGCGCTGCGGCGTGCATGAAGAACACTTTGGGATCGCGCGAAGCGCCCAGCTCGTGCAGCACGATCTCCTTGAGGCGCGTGACGGCCTTGCTGAAAGTCCGCACGCGCTCGAGCGGCTCGACCTTGCCGTCCTTGATGGTCAGGATCGGCTTCATTTGCAACACGCCGCCGATGAGCGCCTGCGCGCCGCCGATGCGCCCGCCGCGCTTCAGGTTCTCCAGCGTCTCCAACACAAAGTGCATGCGCGTACGCGGGATGAGCGACTCGATGTGCGCCTTGATCTCCGCCGGCTTCGCGCCCTCCTTCGCCAGCCGCGCGCCTTCCGCGACGAGCAAGGCCATCGCGGCGCTCACCATGCGCGTGTCTACCAACGTCACCGCCGGGTCACCGCCCATCGTCATCGCTGCCGATTCGGCGCTGGCATAGGTGCCGCTCAAGTCGCGCGAGATGTGGATGGAGACGACCTCTTCGCCCTTGAAGCGTTGGTAAATCTCCACAAAATCGCCTACCGAGGGTTGCGAGGTCTTCGGAAAGTTCGGGTCACTCTTCAGCATGGCGTGGAACTGTGCGGGCGATAGTTCCATGCTGCGGAAGCTCTTGTCTCCGAAGATGACGTAAGTAGATGCGATGGCGGCGATTCCCAGATCGCGAGCCAATTCAAGGGTCAGATCAGCGTTTGAGTCGGTGACGATGTACACCATGGAATTCTGGGTCTCCTTCCTTGCGGCGCGGCTTGTGCAATAAGTAACACCGAAACCGGTGTGAAGATGCTGCGCCTGCGCTATTACCTGCGCTATTATATGAAATGAGGTTTGTTTTGCAGCGCATCGCTCACTGGCCGCTCGTTGCCATCTTAGTCCTCTATACCGCCGCCGGCGTGATCTACGCTGTGTCCGCGCCGCTGCTTGATGTATCGGACGAGGTGCGCCACTACGCCATGATCGAGCATCTTGCGCAGGGGCGGGGACTGCCGGTGCAGGATGAGGCGCACAATCGGCAGATGACCGAGCAGGAGCGCCGGGCGTTGCGCCCGCTGACCTACTACGCCCAAGAGGGCAGCCAGCCGCCGCTCTACTACGCACTCATGGCCCTGGTGGCGCTGCCGTTCGACCGGAGCGATCACGCCGACCGAGTTTGGCCCAACCCCCATGCTCGGCTGGGGCGCGCCGACGCGACGAACAACTGGAATCAGCTCGTCCACACGCCGGCGGAAGCCTTCCCCTGGCGTGGGACGACCCTGGCGGTGATGGTGATGCGCTTGATCGGCGTCACGCTGGGCGCGGGGACCGTGGCCTGCACGTATGCGCTGGCGCTGACGCTATGCGCAAGCCGCCGGGCCAGCAACCGGAAGGCGGATGAGGCGGACGCACCCTGCAATCAGTCTCCGCTTTTTGCGCCCCTGGCAGCCGCCTTCGTCGCGTTCAACCCGATGTTCGTACACATCATGGCGTCGGTAAACAACGACACATTGGCAACGACGCTGGCCACGTTGGCCTTGCTCCTCAGCGCGCGGATGATTCGCAACGGCGCGCGCGTGGGCCAGGCAATCGTGCTCGGCGTCGTCTTGGGTGGGGCTGCGCTGACCAAGGCCTCCGGCCTGGCGCTGGCCATCGTGGCGCCGTTTTTCATTTTGGTCGGCGAGTTGGTGCGCCAAGGCCAGCCAAAGGCGATGGCGGCGCAGCCGGATCCCCGCTCGCTCGCGCGCGCCCTACCCTTGCTGCTCGGCATGGCGCTGCCGGCGCTCGCCGTCGCCGGCTGGTGGTACTGGCGCAACCAGATGCTCTACGGCGACTTTACCGGCACGACGATGATGGCGCGCATCGCCGGGCCGCGCGAGGTCACGCCGTCGGCGCTTGAGCTGATCGGCGAGTGGGACGGCTTCCTCAAATCGTACTGGGGGCTGTTCGGCGCGGTGAACATCCCGATGGACGCTTGGATCTACGCTGCGCTCCAGTTTTTGCTCATCCTCGCCGGCTTCGGGCTGTTATTCGCGCTCTTCGGATGGCTGCGCAGGATGCGAGGGGTTGCGCGCCCATCCGCTATCCTCGACGCGCGCGCCTTGATGCTGCTCATGCTGTTCAGTGCCTTTTGGGTGGCCTTTGGGGCGCTGGTGCGCTGGACTTCGCTTACCCTGGCCAGCCAGGGGCGCTTGCTCTTCCCCGTCATCGCGCCGATCTCGATCTTCCTGGCGCTGGGGTTGCTGAGCCTGGCGGCGCGCGCATCGCGTATTGCGCATCTACGCAATGCGCCACGCGCCCTCGCTGTGGCCATTCCGACCGCCCTTGCGGCCCTCACGCTGCTTGCACCGTTCGTTTACATCCGGCCCGCCTACGCCTTGCCGCAGCGGTTGCCCCCCGACGCGCCGCTCGCGCTGGATCGCCAGACCGAGCTGATCTTCGAGGACAAAATCCGCTATCTGGGCTTTCAGGTGCACAATCCCAAGCAGCGCGTCGCGCCAGGCGAAGTGCTTGACGTGACCCTCTACTGGCAGGCGCTTCGCCCCCTCGACCGCAACTACAGCGCATTCATCCGCGTATACGCCAAGGGCGAGCAACTCGCGCACGTGCTAGATACTTATCCGGGCGGCGGCATGTGGCAGACGACGCTCTGGCGCCCTGGCGAGATCATCGCTGACCGCTATCGCCTGCGGCTGGAGGACACCTTGACGACGACCCAGCTTGCGCCCAGCACGCTGTGGCTCGATGTGGGCTTCTGGGACTTCACCGCACAGCGATTCCTGCCCACATTTGATCCGGCCGGCCAACCGACGGGTCGGCAGCGTTACGAGGCGGCCAGCTTGAACCTGGCGCGGCCCACGCCGAACTTCCGCACGAAGGCGCGCTTTGAGAAAGTCGCGCTCACCGCTATCCGCGCCGAACAGGCCGGGCGCGTAGTCATACTCAACTTGGACTGGCTGGTGACCGACGACTTCACCGAGGATTACACCACGTTCGTGCAGCTCTTCGACGCGGCGGGCAACAAGCTGCCCCCGCAAGCTGACGGGCGCGCCAAGGGCGGCGACTTTGCGCCGCGCTGGTGGCGAGCAGGCGACTTGATCCTGAACGATGCGTACTCGGTCAACCTGCCGGAAGACTTCCCGCCCGGCCAATACACAATCAAGTTCGGCCTGTATAACGCCGACGGCGCGCGCATGCCGGCCTTTGATGCAGCCGGGCGCGCGATCCCCGAGGCCGCGCTGAGCGTGCCGATCGCAATCCGGTGAGGACATCGCTCGATGGAATATTTGTACAGCCGTCAAGCCGTCCGTGAATGCCTGCGCGCGCGCCGGCGGCCCATCTACCGTCTATGGGTCGGCGAGGGCGTGGAGGACGCGCCGATCATCCGCGAAATCCGTGCGTTGGCGCAACAACAGCGCGTCCCGATCAGCGCGGTCCGGCGTGATGCGCTACATGCAATCTCCGCGCATGCGCAAGGGGTCGCGCTGGAGGTGGGCGATTACCCCTACGCCAGCCTGGACGAGATCTTTGGCGCAGCCCAGATGCGCAACGAGCCGCCCTTCATCCTCATCCTGGATTCGCTACAGGACCCGCAGAACTTCGGCAATTTGATTCGCACGGCGGAGGCCGCCGGCCTGCACGGGGTGGTGATCGGCACGCGTCGCAGCGTGGGAGTGACGCCCGCCGTGGTCAATGCCTCATCTGGCGCCGCCGAGCACATGCGCGTGGCTCAAGTGGTCAACCTAGCCCGCGCGGTCGAGGCGATCAAGGCGCGCGATGTGTGGGTCGCTGCCCTGCACGGCGAAGCGCAACGCGCGATCTACGAGGCCGATCTGCGCGGCGCGCTGGCCCTCATCGTCGGCAGCGAAGGCGAAGGCGTGAGCCGGCTGCTGCGCGAGCGCGCCGATTTCGTGTTGCGTGTGCCGATGCGGGGCCAGGTGGCTTCGTTGAATGCTGCCGTAGCCGGCGCGGTGGCGATCTACGAGGCGTTGCGTCAGCGTCATGCGTGACTATCACACTCAGCGCTAGCGCTGGGGCAACGCGCCCACACCTGCGCGCAACCAGAGCGGTCGCATGTCGCAGAGCATCGCCGCCGCTGTCCGCACTGCGGGCATACGTCTCGAGATTCAACGGTGTAGTCCGCGCCGACCAAGCTGACAACCCCGCATGTGGAGGCGGCCGGAGGCCGAGCGCCGGGATGTAACTCACCGGATGGCAGCCCCCTGCGCGACCTGTTAGGATTAGGGGTAGGATCCAGGCCGCGCTGATGACGCGATGTCAGGGTCTATTTCAGTTTGGGGGCGAAGAATAGGCAGCAGACCACATCGCGTCAAAGGCGTGACCCATGACGGCCGCCCGAATCGGGAGCAGACGCTCGATGCCGGGACGGCTCCAGCGCATCCCGCTACCGGCGAAGCGATGACGGAATTGCTTGCAGGCGCTCTCGACCACGCCGCTGCCGATCGGCCAGCCATCTTCGCGCAGGCTCTGGTATTGCATGCGTCGCCGGTTGTCCCCGAAGTAGCCCGCTTCACGCCGTAGCATCTCGGCGTGCTGGGGATGGGTATGGGCGGCCTGACGGAGTCGAGCCGCAATCCGGTCGGCATGGCCCTGGAACAAGAGGGTTTCGTGGGCACGATACCAAGCCTGGGCCGCCGGGCTGCCTGCTGCGTGCAGGCCGTGAGCAACCTGCCACAGATGCTGGCTGGCGTGATACCAGTCCACGGCTTGTCGGCTGTCGTAGAAGTGCTCGCTGACCAGATTCCAAATCCACGCGGCGCCATCGCCCAAGGCGATGGTGTCACGTGCCTGCGTCCAGCCGCGACGTTGGGCGGCCGTCCACAACACCTGGCCGAACCGTTCCGGCCCGCCCAGATGGGCGACGTAGCCGGCGCGGACGGCGTGGGCCGTGTCAACCCACTCCTCGCTCTGGCGATCCCAAGTCGGCTGTAGCACGACATCGAACACGCACCCCACCTTGAGTTCCTTCCAGCCTTCGCCACGCACATGAACCGTTGCTCCGTCCAGGGCGACACCCATCTTGCCCGGCACGGTCGCCGCCTCGGCGGTGCGCCCGCCGCCGTCCGCCAGGGCGCGTTGTGTGGCTTCTACCCCCCGAAAGCGCTCTCCCCATACCGCCACCCGCCGCCACACACTGCTGTCGGACATGACCAGCCCGCCCACCTGTCCCAGGATGCGCTCCGCTTCCTCAAACGTCACCAGCCCGCTCAGCCACACCGCCTGCTTGGCCACCTGTTCGCTCCAGTGCTTGTCCCACACCGCCAGCTGCCGATCGAGGGGGGAAAAGCCCGACGCGGCAGGCTTCACAGTAGTAGTATCCTCGCTGCACGGACAGGCTGCCCACGCGGCTCTCGACCGTGTTCCGCTTGCGGCCTTTGGAGTGCATCTCCCGCCCGCACTGCGGACAGACCGGCCCCGGCACCGGGCGGCTCGCCTCTTGCGCCTCGATCACGGTGACCGCCATCGCCTCGCTCATCCGCTTGCGCAGCTTCAGGATCACCTCCTCGATCTGCGTCAGCGTCGGCTGGCCGGCCTGTTCATTCCAGTCCAGCAATTCATCGATCACGGCCTCCGCTTCTCGCATCAGCACCGCTTTCATCTCGCCTCGCCGTGGCGAAGACGCTGACTTGCGCTGTGTCGTCGCCCTGGTCTCTTTCATGGCACACCTCCCGGATATAACTGTCCTCGCATTATGCCCGCAGCGGCCTGCGGCTTGTCGTCCCTCGCTGAGATGCCGGTCTGTCAATCCACGACGACGTCCGTGATCTTCGGATGTTCACGCGGGCGAGGTCAATCTGCGCGCTTTTTGAGTGCGCTCCTGCCCCAAAACTGAAATGCACCCGCGATGTCATTTACCCTTGACCAAAATTCAGTTGTGCATATAATCACAAGCGACGATGCGGGATAGAGCAGTGGCAGCTCGTCAGGCTCATAACCTGAA is part of the Candidatus Roseilinea sp. genome and harbors:
- a CDS encoding 23S rRNA (guanosine(2251)-2'-O)-methyltransferase RlmB; the encoded protein is MEYLYSRQAVRECLRARRRPIYRLWVGEGVEDAPIIREIRALAQQQRVPISAVRRDALHAISAHAQGVALEVGDYPYASLDEIFGAAQMRNEPPFILILDSLQDPQNFGNLIRTAEAAGLHGVVIGTRRSVGVTPAVVNASSGAAEHMRVAQVVNLARAVEAIKARDVWVAALHGEAQRAIYEADLRGALALIVGSEGEGVSRLLRERADFVLRVPMRGQVASLNAAVAGAVAIYEALRQRHA